A single genomic interval of Deltaproteobacteria bacterium harbors:
- a CDS encoding bifunctional folylpolyglutamate synthase/dihydrofolate synthase, which translates to MRNPSDPYTFLSQLQSKGIRLGLEPLAEVLRKCGNPHLHYPTVLIAGTNGKGSVAAILAAFLQAGGYTVGLYTSPHLVDFRERIQVNGEMISPCDLRWVLAEVRQKGGDELTYFECATAMAFMHFARSSVDIAVLEAGMGGRLDATNLARPACSIITNISREHCDYLGRTLADIAGEKGGIIKDGGVCITAARQPAVLAVIEAICHERRARLYRMGRDIKVRRRKNGHISYYGISMNIPSLPLPLPGGHQRGNTGLALAALEILAAGGIGVPLDAIAGGRMRVHWEGRFDMVRSVPPILLDGAHNPAAAAVLAGALREELTYEKLVLIFSVLRDKNYRAILKILAPLADRVIVTSISQERALPPERIEPVARRFANRVESISDPIQALARARALAGPGDLILVTGSLYLVGRMKEILSSEHASQR; encoded by the coding sequence ATGAGAAATCCATCAGACCCCTATACATTCCTCTCACAATTGCAGAGTAAGGGTATCAGGCTCGGGCTCGAACCGCTCGCAGAAGTGCTCCGGAAGTGCGGTAATCCACACCTGCACTATCCGACGGTCTTGATTGCCGGCACCAACGGCAAGGGTTCCGTTGCCGCCATCCTGGCCGCCTTTCTGCAGGCGGGTGGGTATACGGTCGGTCTCTATACATCCCCCCATCTTGTTGATTTCAGAGAACGAATTCAGGTAAACGGGGAAATGATCTCCCCCTGCGACCTCCGGTGGGTCCTCGCCGAGGTCCGCCAAAAGGGCGGCGATGAACTGACCTACTTCGAATGTGCCACGGCAATGGCCTTCATGCATTTCGCCCGGTCGTCGGTCGATATCGCGGTTCTCGAGGCGGGCATGGGGGGGAGGCTCGACGCGACCAACCTGGCCCGGCCGGCATGCTCCATCATAACCAATATCTCCCGTGAACACTGTGATTACCTGGGGAGGACCCTTGCCGACATCGCCGGTGAAAAGGGAGGCATCATCAAGGACGGTGGTGTATGCATAACAGCCGCCCGTCAGCCGGCGGTCCTGGCGGTCATCGAGGCTATCTGTCACGAAAGAAGGGCGCGCCTCTATCGCATGGGCAGGGATATTAAGGTCAGGCGGCGGAAAAACGGCCATATTTCCTACTATGGAATTTCAATGAACATCCCTTCTCTGCCGCTTCCACTGCCCGGCGGTCACCAGCGGGGGAATACTGGCCTTGCCCTGGCCGCTCTTGAAATACTTGCAGCCGGGGGCATTGGTGTTCCCCTTGATGCAATCGCCGGAGGACGCATGCGGGTACACTGGGAAGGCCGGTTCGACATGGTGAGATCCGTTCCCCCCATTCTCCTGGACGGCGCCCATAATCCCGCCGCCGCGGCGGTGCTTGCCGGGGCCCTGAGAGAGGAATTGACCTATGAAAAACTTGTCCTTATCTTCAGCGTGCTTCGTGACAAGAATTACCGGGCCATCCTCAAGATACTGGCGCCCCTGGCCGATCGTGTGATAGTGACCTCCATCTCCCAGGAACGGGCACTGCCCCCGGAGCGGATAGAGCCGGTCGCCCGTCGTTTCGCGAACCGGGTGGAGTCCATCAGTGATCCGATACAGGCGCTGGCACGCGCCCGTGCCCTGGCCGGTCCCGGTGATCTCATCCTGGTGACTGGTTCGCTCTATCTCGTGGGGCGCATGAAGGAGATCCTTTCCTCGGAGCACGCATCACAACGGTAA
- a CDS encoding LPS-assembly protein LptD translates to MTNAGKPLLILAVLLILLFQVPSLFAAERSVPAGPVTIEADRLEYDERTQTYLAEGRVLITFEDGLLRGDRVLMNRETGDVEARGHVFLRSGLDTMEGERLDFNIESRQGSLDRGTLFIEQNNFYLTAEEIRKTGDASYSLRDARATTCDGPEPDWRFTGKEVDVTIDGYGTIRDGTFQVRNVPLLYVPYLLFPAKTKRQTGFLFPRFAYSQDKLGWDVEVPFYWVLSDSADATFYERYMDKRGMQFGTEFRYCLSEDSAGTVYGDYLNDSMDVSGEEDDLERDWEGNHKRWSWYVNHESRFDHGISFRADLRKISDIWYFRDFDSYNYYSAHYGGNSGGPFDGVSFLGDRSLASLDSTARLVKDGPLYNATALVQYTDDLQRISNENTLQKYPEVTFSLIQQPLFGTPFTVESETQYDNYYRRTGYRGHFFDEYPTVSLPLRFRHYLEFTPEMAVRFTAWDSQDTLTPEQSTHASRTLYEAGGTLSTEVQRIFTIGGGHLDKLRHLIKPEVAYRYIPYKNQDDMPDFVPVIDETNALTYSVTNFITARLKDEKGNISYREVMRLKLSQTYDIREARRTLESPDDDRRPFGTFDMELDVNPFQYLSFSSDARFDTESGEWKRLNASLDTTDPRGDSAGIEYRYTQNSVEEVNLSLAGVVTENLTLSYILKKNLLDHRYIETAYGIDYHKQCWSVNFSYTDSSDDRGFMVIFTLLGLGKVGKVSGSVPEEW, encoded by the coding sequence GTGACAAACGCCGGGAAACCCCTTCTCATACTTGCTGTTCTCCTGATCCTCCTCTTTCAGGTTCCCTCCCTGTTCGCGGCGGAACGAAGCGTCCCGGCGGGGCCGGTAACGATCGAGGCGGACCGGCTGGAGTATGATGAGAGAACACAGACCTACCTTGCCGAGGGACGGGTCCTCATCACCTTTGAAGACGGACTGCTCCGGGGCGACCGGGTCCTCATGAACAGAGAGACCGGGGATGTCGAGGCGCGGGGACATGTCTTTCTCAGAAGCGGCCTCGATACCATGGAGGGCGAACGGCTGGATTTCAATATCGAAAGCCGGCAGGGGTCCCTCGACCGGGGAACGCTCTTTATCGAGCAGAACAACTTCTATCTCACGGCGGAAGAGATCCGGAAAACGGGGGATGCGTCGTATTCGCTCAGGGACGCCCGGGCCACGACCTGCGACGGACCGGAGCCGGACTGGCGCTTTACCGGCAAAGAAGTGGATGTCACCATCGACGGGTACGGAACCATCCGGGACGGGACATTCCAGGTCCGGAACGTCCCCCTGCTGTACGTGCCCTATCTCCTGTTTCCCGCGAAAACCAAGCGGCAGACCGGTTTCCTCTTTCCCCGGTTCGCCTATTCGCAGGACAAGCTCGGCTGGGACGTGGAGGTACCCTTCTACTGGGTCCTGTCGGACAGCGCCGATGCAACCTTCTACGAGCGGTACATGGATAAACGGGGGATGCAGTTCGGGACGGAGTTCCGGTACTGCCTGTCGGAAGATTCGGCGGGAACAGTCTACGGCGATTACCTGAATGACTCCATGGACGTCTCCGGGGAAGAGGATGACCTGGAGCGGGACTGGGAGGGGAACCACAAGCGCTGGTCCTGGTACGTCAATCATGAATCCCGCTTCGATCACGGCATATCTTTCCGGGCCGACCTCAGGAAGATATCCGACATCTGGTATTTCAGGGATTTCGATTCCTATAATTACTACAGCGCCCATTACGGCGGGAACAGCGGCGGTCCCTTCGACGGCGTGTCCTTTCTCGGTGACCGGTCGCTGGCCTCCCTCGATTCAACGGCGCGGCTCGTAAAGGATGGGCCTCTCTATAACGCCACCGCCCTCGTGCAATACACCGACGACCTGCAGCGTATCTCCAACGAAAACACCCTGCAGAAATATCCCGAGGTGACCTTTTCCCTCATACAGCAGCCCCTCTTCGGCACGCCCTTCACGGTCGAAAGCGAGACCCAGTACGATAACTACTACCGCAGGACCGGCTACCGCGGCCATTTTTTCGATGAATATCCCACGGTGTCCCTGCCGCTTCGCTTCCGCCACTACCTCGAGTTCACGCCGGAGATGGCGGTGCGCTTCACCGCCTGGGACAGCCAGGATACGCTCACACCCGAACAGAGTACCCACGCGAGCCGCACACTCTACGAAGCGGGAGGAACACTCTCAACGGAGGTTCAGCGCATCTTCACCATCGGTGGCGGTCATCTTGATAAACTGAGGCACTTGATAAAACCGGAGGTGGCCTATCGGTATATCCCTTACAAAAACCAGGACGACATGCCCGACTTCGTGCCTGTGATCGACGAAACAAACGCGCTGACCTATTCGGTGACGAACTTTATAACGGCGAGACTCAAGGATGAAAAGGGGAACATCAGCTACCGCGAGGTCATGCGGCTGAAACTGAGCCAGACCTACGACATCCGGGAAGCCCGGCGCACGCTGGAATCGCCCGATGACGACCGGCGGCCGTTCGGAACCTTTGACATGGAACTCGACGTCAACCCCTTCCAGTACCTCTCCTTCAGTTCCGACGCCCGGTTTGACACGGAGAGCGGCGAATGGAAGCGGCTCAACGCGAGTCTCGACACGACGGACCCCCGGGGCGACAGCGCCGGTATCGAGTACCGGTACACGCAGAATTCCGTCGAAGAGGTCAACCTTTCCCTGGCGGGTGTCGTGACGGAGAACCTCACTCTTTCCTATATTCTGAAGAAAAACCTTCTCGATCACCGGTACATCGAAACGGCTTACGGCATCGACTATCACAAGCAGTGCTGGAGCGTGAACTTCAGTTATACCGATTCATCGGATGACCGGGGTTTCATGGTCATCTTCACCCTGCTGGGCCTCGGCAAGGTGGGGAAAGTGTCGGGGAGCGTTCCCGAGGAGTGGTAG
- the rplM gene encoding 50S ribosomal protein L13 produces the protein MKTFSAKKEDVSQNWYLIDADGKILGRLAAEIASRLRGKNKPIYTPHVDTGDFIVVINAEKIALTGNKLLDKKYYRYSGYPGGLKETSAEKLLETKPENLLRFAVKGMLPKNRLGRQMIKKLKIYSGSEHPHEAQAPQALEL, from the coding sequence ATGAAGACATTCAGTGCGAAGAAAGAAGATGTATCACAAAACTGGTATCTGATCGATGCCGATGGGAAGATCCTCGGAAGGCTGGCGGCTGAGATCGCCTCGCGGCTGAGGGGGAAAAACAAACCGATCTATACGCCGCATGTCGACACGGGTGATTTCATCGTCGTGATCAATGCCGAGAAGATCGCCCTTACCGGGAACAAGCTGCTCGACAAGAAGTACTATCGTTACAGCGGGTACCCCGGCGGGTTAAAAGAAACATCGGCCGAGAAGCTGCTTGAGACAAAACCTGAAAACCTGCTGCGGTTCGCCGTGAAGGGGATGCTTCCCAAGAACCGTCTGGGGCGGCAGATGATCAAGAAGCTGAAAATCTACAGCGGCAGTGAGCACCCCCACGAGGCTCAGGCACCGCAGGCGTTGGAACTATAG
- the rpsI gene encoding 30S ribosomal protein S9 has product MADKKYYATGKRKTSIARVWMKEGSGNFTVNKRKFDEYFTRDSLKRLIMQPLAVAEQKDKFDFDINVRGGGISGQAGAIKHGISKVLVEYDENLRSVLKKAGFLTRDSRVKERKKYGQPGARKRFQYSKR; this is encoded by the coding sequence ATGGCAGATAAGAAATACTATGCAACGGGAAAAAGAAAAACCTCGATCGCCCGGGTCTGGATGAAGGAGGGGAGCGGTAATTTCACCGTCAACAAGCGGAAGTTTGATGAGTACTTCACGCGCGACAGCCTGAAACGGTTGATCATGCAGCCCCTGGCCGTGGCGGAGCAGAAGGACAAGTTCGATTTCGACATCAACGTGCGCGGCGGAGGCATATCGGGGCAGGCCGGCGCCATCAAGCACGGCATTTCGAAAGTTCTCGTTGAATATGATGAAAATCTCAGGTCGGTCCTGAAAAAGGCGGGCTTTCTCACGAGAGACTCGCGGGTGAAGGAGCGCAAGAAGTACGGTCAGCCCGGGGCGCGAAAGCGGTTCCAGTATTCAAAGAGATAA
- a CDS encoding N-acetyl-gamma-glutamyl-phosphate reductase has product MVKVGIYGASGYTGQELLRFLVRHPQAEVVALTSRAYKGTPVADVYPLFAGLTDLVFIDASPEQVAEECDVVFLAVPHGEAMEAALVFYDRGLKIIDLSADFRLRDIALYESWYKVHTAPALVEKAVYGLPELYRDEIRKTALVANPGCYPTGAILGLAPLLKGGHIQTSPIIVDSKSGVSGAGRNLQIGSLFCEVNEGFRAYKIGSHRHTPEIDQELSLLAGSALSVTFVPHLLPVNRGILSTMYVELSEELSMDEIFTVFDKFYHKEPFVRLYRPGRTPDISSVRGSNFCDIGFVRPGGSRLLIVVAAIDNLVKGAAGQAIQNMNIMCGFPETAGLDVVSLYP; this is encoded by the coding sequence ATGGTGAAGGTAGGAATTTACGGAGCAAGCGGGTATACGGGGCAGGAACTGCTTCGCTTTCTTGTCCGGCATCCCCAGGCTGAGGTGGTGGCGCTCACATCGAGAGCGTACAAGGGGACACCTGTCGCTGATGTCTACCCCCTCTTCGCGGGGTTGACCGACCTGGTGTTCATCGACGCGTCGCCGGAGCAGGTGGCAGAGGAATGCGATGTCGTGTTTCTCGCGGTCCCCCACGGCGAGGCCATGGAAGCGGCGCTAGTCTTTTACGACCGTGGGTTGAAGATCATCGACCTCAGCGCCGATTTCCGCCTGCGGGATATAGCCCTTTACGAATCGTGGTACAAGGTTCACACGGCCCCCGCGCTGGTAGAAAAGGCCGTGTACGGACTTCCCGAGCTGTATCGGGACGAGATCAGGAAAACCGCCCTGGTGGCGAATCCCGGCTGTTATCCCACGGGCGCGATTCTCGGTCTGGCCCCGCTTCTGAAGGGAGGCCACATACAAACATCCCCTATCATTGTGGACTCAAAATCGGGTGTCAGCGGAGCCGGGCGGAACCTTCAGATCGGGTCGCTCTTCTGCGAGGTGAATGAAGGGTTTAGGGCGTACAAGATCGGCTCGCACCGCCACACGCCCGAGATCGATCAGGAGCTGAGCCTCCTGGCCGGTTCCGCCCTGTCGGTCACTTTCGTTCCCCATCTCCTACCGGTGAACCGGGGTATCCTGAGCACCATGTATGTGGAGCTTTCAGAGGAACTCTCAATGGACGAGATATTCACCGTCTTCGATAAGTTCTATCACAAAGAGCCCTTTGTGCGGCTTTACCGTCCCGGCCGGACGCCCGACATATCGTCCGTCAGGGGTTCCAACTTCTGCGATATCGGGTTTGTCCGGCCCGGCGGGTCCCGATTGCTCATCGTGGTGGCGGCCATCGACAATCTTGTCAAGGGCGCCGCCGGACAGGCCATACAGAACATGAATATCATGTGCGGGTTTCCCGAAACCGCGGGTCTGGACGTGGTTTCCCTGTATCCATAA
- a CDS encoding cysteine--tRNA ligase translates to MGLRFYNTLTRKKEDFRPLEEGKAGLYVCGITAYDICHIGHARSAIVFDIIYKYLKSRGYAVTFVKNFTDVDDKIIARSNEEGVDIHEIAERYIREHNEDMDMLSVARPTVAPKATENIKGMIRLVEQLLEKDLAYVVNGDVYFSVDAFKGYGKLSRRNLDDMMAGARVGVDEKKKNPLDFVLWKSSKEGEPWWDSPWGRGRPGWHIECSVMSQRYLGETFDIHGGGEDLIFPHHENEIAQSEGASGKPFARYWIHNGFIRVNNEKMSKSLGNFFTIKDILKLYHPETLRLFVLQSHYRSYIDFSDESLAEARAGMNRFYETLLRVKQLLGGEMDFSAITEKDLEGAEREVYAKVEALDGRFVEAMDDDFNTARAIGYMFDVIRLINGYLDEKKFRPTPASLFVLDKTRSTMHELGKVLGLLLEDPDEYFEKDRTRELLKRGLDREKIESLIRERVEARAARDWQKADEIRATLSEQGIILKDTPTETTWNIQ, encoded by the coding sequence ATGGGTTTGCGGTTTTACAACACCCTGACGAGAAAAAAAGAAGACTTCCGACCCCTGGAGGAGGGAAAGGCGGGCCTCTATGTGTGCGGCATTACGGCCTATGATATTTGTCACATCGGTCATGCCCGGTCAGCGATCGTCTTTGACATCATTTACAAGTATCTCAAGTCCCGGGGGTACGCGGTGACCTTCGTGAAGAATTTCACCGATGTGGACGACAAGATCATAGCCCGGTCCAATGAAGAGGGCGTTGATATTCATGAGATCGCGGAACGGTATATCCGGGAGCACAACGAGGACATGGATATGCTCAGCGTGGCGCGCCCGACGGTCGCGCCGAAGGCCACGGAAAACATCAAGGGCATGATCCGCCTGGTGGAGCAACTCCTGGAAAAAGACCTGGCCTACGTCGTGAACGGCGACGTGTACTTTTCCGTCGATGCGTTCAAGGGTTACGGAAAACTGTCCCGCCGCAATCTGGATGACATGATGGCCGGTGCCCGGGTCGGCGTGGATGAGAAGAAGAAAAACCCCCTCGATTTTGTCCTCTGGAAGTCAAGTAAGGAAGGTGAGCCCTGGTGGGACAGCCCCTGGGGGCGCGGAAGGCCGGGCTGGCACATCGAATGTTCCGTCATGAGCCAGCGGTACCTGGGAGAGACCTTCGATATTCACGGCGGCGGCGAGGACCTCATATTCCCCCACCATGAGAACGAGATCGCGCAATCGGAGGGGGCCTCGGGGAAGCCCTTCGCCCGCTATTGGATCCATAACGGGTTCATCCGCGTGAACAATGAAAAGATGTCAAAATCCCTGGGTAATTTTTTCACCATCAAGGATATCCTGAAACTCTATCATCCCGAAACGCTGCGGCTCTTTGTTCTGCAAAGCCATTACCGGAGCTATATCGATTTTTCCGACGAATCGCTCGCCGAGGCCCGGGCCGGTATGAACCGGTTCTATGAAACACTGCTGCGGGTGAAGCAGCTCCTCGGCGGTGAGATGGATTTTTCCGCCATAACCGAAAAGGACCTTGAAGGCGCGGAACGTGAGGTGTACGCAAAGGTCGAGGCGCTCGACGGCCGGTTTGTGGAGGCCATGGATGATGATTTCAACACGGCGCGCGCCATCGGCTATATGTTCGATGTCATTCGACTGATCAACGGATACCTGGACGAAAAGAAATTTCGCCCGACCCCGGCGTCGCTCTTCGTTCTCGACAAAACACGCTCCACCATGCACGAGCTGGGGAAGGTCCTGGGATTGTTACTCGAGGACCCCGACGAATACTTCGAAAAGGACCGGACACGGGAACTGCTCAAACGCGGCCTTGACAGAGAGAAGATAGAGTCTCTGATCCGGGAACGGGTGGAAGCGCGGGCAGCCAGGGACTGGCAGAAGGCGGATGAGATCCGCGCTACCCTTTCGGAACAGGGCATCATACTGAAAGATACGCCTACCGAGACGACCTGGAATATCCAGTAA
- the greA gene encoding transcription elongation factor GreA — MSQIPITRAGYDKLKKDLEQLKNVAVPENIREIEEARSHGDISENAEYEAAKERQAFIQGKIQETENNLANCVVIDPKDMTADRAAFGSSVTIEDMETGDVTTYQLVGPLESDVRQKKISVTSPIGKALIGKKVGDAVTVKTPGGVRDLEVIDITVEF, encoded by the coding sequence ATGAGCCAGATCCCGATCACACGCGCCGGATACGATAAATTGAAGAAGGACCTGGAGCAATTGAAGAATGTGGCGGTTCCTGAAAATATACGGGAGATCGAGGAGGCCCGCTCCCACGGGGACATATCGGAAAACGCCGAGTACGAAGCCGCCAAGGAACGCCAGGCCTTTATTCAGGGTAAGATCCAGGAAACAGAAAACAACCTGGCAAACTGCGTTGTGATCGATCCGAAGGACATGACCGCCGACCGGGCCGCATTCGGGTCCAGCGTCACGATAGAAGATATGGAAACGGGGGATGTGACCACCTATCAGCTCGTGGGACCGCTCGAATCCGACGTCCGCCAGAAAAAGATATCCGTCACGTCACCGATTGGAAAGGCGCTTATCGGAAAGAAAGTGGGCGATGCGGTGACGGTCAAAACCCCCGGGGGGGTCAGAGACCTGGAAGTGATCGACATCACGGTGGAATTTTAA
- a CDS encoding acyl-CoA/acyl-ACP dehydrogenase, protein MFDYMMTAEQLKIRDEVRDLVAWVPREMILDMDRDAIKFPREFLQEAGRRNLMGCRYPRKWGGRDMDWVTTCMVMEEVGTLGYEFACVFGVGAELVCDAIIQHGTDAQKEKYVAPLLKGDLFAAECLTEPRGGSDFFGATTKAEDHGDYFLLNGQKRFIVGGEGADFFLVYARTNFDPGVKPQKAITAFIVDRGPGVETKYLYGLMGCRGGGTARLVFKDAKVPRENVIGEVHGAYPVFNTMMIPERLGTAAMTIGAARPALEIATNYTTRRKAFGQVIAQFEGVSFQVAEAVMLLDAARAMAYITSRAVDAGEDMHLIRRMVSESKKFITEACQKVVHNSMQVVGGIGYTNIFPIERIYRDVRLASIWTGTSEVMSMITAHEWYREFLTKKAAAQPRNYEADAEEAFAEEEKIYE, encoded by the coding sequence ATGTTTGATTATATGATGACCGCGGAACAGCTCAAGATCCGGGATGAGGTCCGGGACCTCGTCGCGTGGGTACCTCGCGAAATGATCCTTGACATGGACAGGGATGCCATAAAATTCCCCCGCGAATTCCTTCAGGAAGCGGGGCGCCGGAATCTCATGGGGTGCAGGTACCCCCGGAAGTGGGGCGGCCGGGACATGGACTGGGTCACCACCTGCATGGTCATGGAAGAAGTGGGAACCCTCGGATACGAGTTCGCCTGCGTCTTCGGCGTCGGCGCGGAACTGGTCTGCGACGCCATCATCCAGCACGGAACGGACGCGCAGAAGGAAAAGTATGTGGCGCCGCTCCTGAAAGGCGATCTGTTCGCCGCCGAGTGTCTGACGGAACCCCGGGGCGGTTCGGACTTCTTCGGCGCCACGACGAAGGCCGAGGACCACGGGGATTATTTCCTGCTCAACGGCCAGAAGCGTTTTATCGTTGGCGGTGAGGGCGCGGACTTCTTTCTTGTCTACGCCCGGACCAATTTTGACCCCGGCGTAAAACCCCAGAAAGCCATTACGGCATTCATCGTCGACCGCGGTCCCGGCGTGGAAACAAAATATCTTTACGGCCTGATGGGATGCCGCGGTGGCGGTACCGCTCGCCTTGTCTTCAAGGACGCGAAGGTCCCCCGTGAGAACGTCATCGGCGAGGTTCACGGCGCCTATCCCGTCTTTAATACCATGATGATCCCGGAACGGCTCGGAACGGCGGCCATGACGATCGGCGCCGCCAGGCCGGCGCTGGAGATCGCCACGAACTACACGACGCGCCGGAAGGCTTTCGGCCAGGTGATCGCCCAGTTCGAGGGGGTCAGCTTTCAGGTGGCGGAGGCGGTCATGCTTCTTGACGCGGCCAGGGCAATGGCCTATATAACGTCCCGTGCCGTCGACGCGGGCGAGGACATGCACCTGATCCGTCGCATGGTGTCGGAGAGCAAGAAATTCATCACCGAGGCCTGCCAGAAAGTGGTGCATAACTCGATGCAGGTCGTCGGCGGTATCGGCTACACGAACATATTCCCCATCGAGCGGATATACCGGGACGTCCGGCTCGCGTCCATCTGGACGGGCACCAGTGAGGTCATGTCGATGATAACGGCCCACGAATGGTACCGGGAGTTCCTGACGAAGAAGGCGGCGGCGCAGCCGCGCAATTACGAGGCTGACGCTGAAGAAGCCTTCGCGGAAGAGGAAAAGATATACGAATAA
- a CDS encoding CoA-binding protein, producing MLVQSIADSPVYRVVNPRSIAFFGASNNIAAMGTTQLSSLRALGFPGAIYPVHPTETVVQGLTAYPTVMDIPDVPDLAVMTLPARIICETMEACGQKGIKHAIVISGGFKESGDEGAELERKLVDIAGRYGIRFIGPNCIGVANPHQKLNTTFLQYEGKPGFIGMASQSGSFVTQIFNYLARFGLGFSTAFSVGNEANIDIVDCMEYLGACPHTRVIAMYIEGIRRGAEFIRVARSIVPHKPIVAYYVGGSETGSKAGYSHTGAMAGPDVLYDGVFRQSGVIRAESVAELFDFCAVLGRLPEPEGRGVVIQTHSGGPGAAAADACGRMGLEVPELSLETIEKLSPYMPNTGSIRNPVDITYSKNWNDFFSDIPRVLLEEKNAAVLLAYFLMPSEMIRQSMVRLGVSQEEAGDKSREFIESLCDSFVALVREKGKPVIGYTFRSLEEEFIRGLLERGVPVFPGPHRAVRAIHALVEYHERRKRWNTGDHDAA from the coding sequence ATGCTGGTGCAATCGATTGCCGACAGTCCCGTCTATCGCGTGGTGAATCCGCGGAGCATCGCCTTCTTCGGGGCATCCAACAACATCGCCGCCATGGGAACGACCCAGCTTTCCTCGCTGCGGGCCCTCGGCTTTCCGGGCGCCATTTATCCCGTTCACCCGACGGAGACCGTTGTACAGGGGCTTACCGCGTACCCGACCGTCATGGATATACCGGACGTTCCCGACCTTGCCGTGATGACCCTGCCGGCACGCATTATATGCGAGACGATGGAAGCCTGCGGGCAAAAGGGCATCAAACACGCCATAGTGATCTCAGGAGGCTTCAAGGAATCCGGCGACGAGGGCGCGGAACTCGAAAGAAAACTTGTCGATATCGCCGGGCGTTACGGCATCCGCTTCATCGGTCCCAACTGCATCGGTGTGGCCAATCCCCATCAGAAACTCAACACCACGTTCCTCCAGTATGAAGGAAAACCGGGATTCATTGGAATGGCATCCCAGAGCGGAAGCTTTGTGACCCAGATATTCAATTATCTTGCCCGCTTCGGGCTCGGGTTCAGCACGGCCTTCAGCGTCGGGAACGAGGCGAATATCGATATCGTCGACTGTATGGAATATCTTGGCGCCTGCCCGCATACCCGGGTGATCGCCATGTATATCGAAGGCATACGGCGCGGCGCAGAGTTCATCAGGGTCGCCCGTTCCATCGTTCCCCACAAGCCTATCGTCGCCTATTACGTCGGGGGGTCGGAAACGGGCAGTAAAGCTGGATATTCCCACACGGGAGCCATGGCGGGACCCGATGTCCTCTATGACGGGGTGTTTCGTCAGAGCGGCGTGATCCGTGCCGAGTCGGTGGCGGAGCTTTTCGATTTCTGTGCCGTCCTGGGGCGCCTGCCCGAACCGGAAGGCCGCGGCGTGGTGATCCAGACCCATTCCGGCGGGCCGGGGGCGGCGGCGGCTGACGCCTGCGGCAGGATGGGGCTTGAGGTGCCCGAACTGTCGCTGGAGACCATCGAAAAGTTGTCTCCCTACATGCCCAATACGGGAAGTATCCGGAATCCAGTTGATATTACTTACAGCAAGAACTGGAATGACTTCTTTTCCGATATCCCCCGGGTGTTGCTGGAAGAAAAGAACGCCGCCGTGCTTCTCGCCTATTTTCTCATGCCTTCGGAAATGATCAGGCAGTCCATGGTACGTCTCGGTGTTTCCCAGGAGGAGGCCGGAGACAAAAGCAGGGAATTCATCGAGAGCCTCTGTGATTCCTTTGTCGCCCTGGTCAGGGAGAAAGGAAAGCCCGTGATCGGTTACACCTTCCGCAGTCTGGAAGAGGAGTTCATCAGGGGGCTTCTGGAACGGGGCGTGCCCGTGTTCCCCGGTCCCCATCGGGCCGTCCGGGCGATCCACGCCCTCGTGGAATATCATGAACGGCGGAAACGCTGGAACACCGGCGACCATGACGCGGCATAA